In Formosa haliotis, the sequence AGAAAATGTTCTAGAATTTTGCGAATGTAACACATTGCTAGGCGAGTAAGTTGCCGATGTTACCCACTCAAATCGATCGTTAATCATAGTCGTATACGACGCTCCTAGATTAAAACTAATTCCGCTTAAATCGGATCTATTATTTTGTTTGGTTTGATAATTTAAAAGTAAGCCGTCTGTATCATACACATACTCTATAACGCTATTTTTAAGGTTTCCGAAACCATATCTAGCCTCAACACCTACACTTAATCCTTTGGTTACTAAATACCCAACCGATAAAAACACATTATTTAAACCTCCTTCTCCATCAAAGCGATCGTTAATAGAACCATCGTCATGATGTGTGTTTAACTTATATCCTACAGAAGTATAAGGCATTAAACCAATTCCTACACCAAATCGACCAATAGGAATAGATAAGGCAATATAGTCGAAAGTAGATGAGTTGGAATTATCTGAATTATTTTCGCTTTCTAAGCTAGTTCTTGTATAACTTCCTCCAATAGCAAATTTTACTGGACGACTTTCGTTATTATAGCCTTTTAGATTTTCTGTAGCGTAAGATGCTGGATTTCGAAGATTAATATGGATACTGTCATTATAAACACTAAGGCCACCCATACTTCTATTCTCCACAGTTCCCCTGAATTTCTGACTACCTATACCGTAATACGAATAAGGTGAAGATGTACCACCACTTTGAGCATAACTATTAACTGCAAAAGCAGCAATAAAAACTAATACAAGTTTTTTTATCATTCTTGTGAATTAAATTGTAAAATTGAGTTCAATCCTTCTAAAAGAAAATTCGAGATCGCAAATATGCTACTTTTTAATTGCTTAGACAAGAAATTCGTGTCACCTCCTGTTAAAATAACTGTTAAATCTCCAAATTGTTCTTGGTAATTTAAAATGTTTCCATCTATTTCATTTAAAATTCCGAATACAATTCCAGAATGAATTGAAGCTCGTGTAGAGTCGCCAATAAGATTTATAGGCATCTCTGGTTCTAACAACGGTAATTTTGCCGTAAAATTATTTAAGGCCTTATATCTTAAATTTAATCCTGGAGAAATTCCACCGCCGTGATAAATTCCGTCGCTAGATACAAAATCGTAAGTAATGCATGTTCCTGCATCTATCACCAACACATTTTTGTTTTTAAATTGCGACACAGCGCCACTTACC encodes:
- a CDS encoding type III pantothenate kinase, which translates into the protein MNLIIDVGNSFVKLAVFEADRIFDKEIVRAENFLEKFKKFIEKHQNIEKGILSSVGNLSELDVLAIKQSCKLLQLDHNTPVPFVNQYATPSTLGIDRIALVSGAVSQFKNKNVLVIDAGTCITYDFVSSDGIYHGGGISPGLNLRYKALNNFTAKLPLLEPEMPINLIGDSTRASIHSGIVFGILNEIDGNILNYQEQFGDLTVILTGGDTNFLSKQLKSSIFAISNFLLEGLNSILQFNSQE